The DNA region tctaatacacacacattttaataagtgcattcttttatttttctaatacaTATACTGTTATAGAAAAAAGCTTTAGACCCTTTATTTCCCTTTTCTATCTGTTCCAAGAACACTTGTTCAAAACCAGCAGAGTCACTGTCATAGTATGGATCCCTTATTATCCTGTCTCCCTCTGGATCAAAGTTACCAAATAATAAAAGCTTAGCTTTTGAACCTTTTGCTGCCTTAGAATTAAGTGACTTCTTGTTTTCTTCGTCCATACCAAATATGTAGTCATAATAGTTAAAATCATCTCTTGTTATCTAGACAGCTGTGTTATCATATGGGACATTGTGTTTTTCATAGTATCTAATGCACGCCAGTCAGGAGGATTCCCTAAAAACCCATCCTCCTATTGTAGTACTATCAATATCTCATAGATTACCTTTATTCAAATCGTTTACAACTTTCCTAAATACTCCTTCTGCTATCGGTGATCGGCATATATTACCGAGGCAAATAAAGAGAACTTTCTTTTTTTCGCTGgacacaatatttacaattaaaatttatagttgGTTTAATTAGTTAGATAATCCTAGAAGTTTCAAGTTTTCAAATGTTTTCTTTGGCAAAAACACGAAAGCAGATCTTGAGGCGAAATTTTTACTGATTTACAAACTAAACAAAGCCTAATTTGAAGTTGACATGAGTTTGTTATTCTACTGTAAT from Leptidea sinapis chromosome 16, ilLepSina1.1, whole genome shotgun sequence includes:
- the LOC126968638 gene encoding low molecular weight phosphotyrosine protein phosphatase-like — translated: IVNIVSSEKKKVLFICLGNICRSPIAEGVFRKVVNDLNKGNLITRDDFNYYDYIFGMDEENKKSLNSKAAKGSKAKLLLFGNFDPEGDRIIRDPYYDSDSAGFEQVFSKPVTV